From the genome of Flavobacterium ovatum, one region includes:
- a CDS encoding transposase: MSSLEKIIKNCAGIDIGSEKVFVAIESEEVRSFRTFTRSYRELGIYLREHSITHVAMEATGVYWITLYDILEAMEFDVTLVNPADS; this comes from the coding sequence ATGAGTAGTTTAGAGAAAATTATTAAAAATTGTGCTGGTATCGATATTGGTAGTGAAAAAGTTTTTGTTGCCATTGAATCAGAAGAAGTAAGAAGTTTTCGAACTTTTACAAGATCTTATAGAGAGTTGGGTATTTATTTGCGGGAACACTCTATAACTCATGTAGCAATGGAGGCAACAGGTGTATACTGGATTACTCTTTATGATATTTTAGAAGCAATGGAATTTGATGTTACTTTAGTTAATCCAGCAGATAGTTAA
- a CDS encoding D-alanine--D-alanine ligase yields MTIYNRIPLFFHKITHWEYWPYQLVYIPIWFLLVFYIIKAKSFFFFSASNPSIKNGGFIMESKKEIYDLIPQQYYPKTELIKERTTWPKLDEARMKSGIQFPFIAKPDIGLRGSAVKKINSLNDLFNYSQKADFDYLIQDLIPFENEVGIFYVRFPNEAKGKITGIVSKEFLVVTGDGKATIAILISQNPRYALQYEVLKKEYGNELGTILPLGEKRNLVPYGNHARGAKFVDGSDWITPELETVINDVCVQIPGFYFGRLDVMYDSLEDFKQGKNFSIVELNGAASEPTHIYDPKHSLFFAWKELARHLKYMYQISMLNNKNGIPFLPHKVGMQEMRLHFEQSAKIVNF; encoded by the coding sequence TTGACAATCTACAATCGCATTCCACTTTTTTTTCATAAAATTACCCATTGGGAATATTGGCCATATCAATTGGTCTATATTCCAATTTGGTTTTTGTTGGTTTTTTATATCATCAAAGCAAAGTCTTTCTTCTTTTTTAGCGCCTCCAATCCTTCGATAAAAAATGGTGGGTTTATTATGGAGTCCAAAAAAGAAATTTATGATTTAATTCCGCAACAATATTACCCTAAAACGGAATTGATAAAGGAAAGAACTACGTGGCCAAAACTAGATGAAGCTCGAATGAAGTCAGGAATTCAGTTTCCCTTCATTGCTAAACCCGATATAGGTCTAAGAGGTTCTGCAGTAAAAAAAATCAATTCGCTTAATGACTTATTCAATTACAGTCAAAAAGCTGATTTTGACTACTTAATCCAAGATTTGATTCCGTTTGAAAATGAAGTTGGGATTTTTTATGTGCGGTTTCCAAATGAAGCGAAAGGCAAAATTACAGGAATCGTTTCCAAAGAATTTTTGGTCGTGACCGGAGATGGAAAAGCTACGATTGCAATATTGATTAGCCAAAATCCGCGTTATGCTTTACAATATGAAGTTTTAAAAAAGGAATACGGAAATGAACTAGGCACAATTTTGCCTCTAGGCGAAAAACGAAACCTAGTTCCCTATGGTAATCATGCTCGAGGCGCCAAGTTTGTAGATGGAAGTGATTGGATTACGCCAGAATTAGAAACTGTAATCAATGATGTTTGTGTTCAAATTCCAGGATTTTACTTTGGACGATTGGATGTTATGTATGATAGTTTAGAAGATTTTAAACAAGGAAAAAACTTTTCTATTGTAGAGCTAAACGGAGCAGCTAGTGAGCCTACACACATCTATGACCCAAAGCATTCGTTATTTTTTGCATGGAAAGAATTGGCGCGACATCTTAAATATATGTACCAAATAAGTATGCTGAATAATAAAAACGGAATTCCGTTTTTACCTCACAAAGTAGGCATGCAAGAAATGCGATTGCATTTTGAACAATCCGCCAAAATAGTTAATTTTTAA
- a CDS encoding NRDE family protein codes for MCTVSFVKSGNKVIVTSNRDESVVRLNAIHPKKYTIKDKIVIYPKDPKAGGTWYVADQCGTILVLLNGAQEKHQMAPPYRMSRGLIVLDIIGSQSAVDFWKGIDLDNIEPFTLVLYQEENLYQLRWDGKQKETLSLDTDKKHIWASSTLYPAAIRAKRAELFHEFLDKKEQVSEEELYQFHRYTDADNPENGLIINRNNELKTLSITQSVLEHNTLEMKHYDLIHNQEYNTSIAIIKKLAH; via the coding sequence ATGTGCACAGTAAGTTTTGTAAAATCTGGGAATAAAGTAATTGTTACCTCCAATCGTGACGAAAGTGTTGTAAGATTGAATGCGATTCATCCAAAAAAATATACTATAAAAGATAAAATTGTTATCTATCCCAAAGACCCCAAAGCTGGAGGGACTTGGTATGTTGCGGACCAATGTGGAACGATTTTAGTTTTACTTAATGGCGCTCAGGAGAAACATCAAATGGCTCCTCCTTATCGAATGAGTAGGGGATTGATTGTTTTGGATATAATAGGTAGTCAATCTGCAGTCGATTTTTGGAAAGGGATTGATTTAGACAACATCGAACCGTTTACTTTGGTTTTGTACCAAGAAGAAAATTTGTATCAATTGCGTTGGGATGGAAAACAGAAAGAAACATTGTCTTTGGATACCGATAAAAAACACATTTGGGCATCGTCTACTTTGTATCCTGCGGCAATTCGAGCAAAAAGAGCTGAATTATTTCATGAATTTCTGGATAAAAAAGAACAGGTGTCCGAGGAAGAATTGTATCAGTTTCATCGCTATACAGATGCTGATAATCCCGAAAATGGTTTGATAATCAATCGCAACAATGAACTAAAGACGTTGAGTATCACACAATCTGTTTTGGAACACAATACATTGGAAATGAAACATTATGATTTGATACACAACCAAGAATACAATACCTCAATTGCAATTATTAAAAAGTTAGCCCATTGA
- a CDS encoding DinB family protein, with protein sequence MLKQSVNNSLNELVHLLDELSNEEYSKSCATLSNSSIGEHTRHIIEMFQCLQNNYDLGVVNYDKRERNHQIQTDTQFAILQIENIQKAVDKGDKKMQLQQIIDGDELSIETNYYRELLYNLEHCIHHQALIKVGVLQNCKIVLNENFGVAPSTIEYRQQCAQ encoded by the coding sequence ATGCTTAAACAGTCTGTAAATAATAGTTTGAATGAATTAGTTCATTTGTTGGATGAATTGTCCAATGAAGAGTATTCAAAGTCATGCGCTACCTTGAGTAATTCTAGTATTGGCGAACACACAAGGCATATTATAGAAATGTTTCAATGTTTGCAAAATAATTATGATTTGGGTGTTGTGAATTATGATAAACGAGAACGCAATCATCAAATCCAAACCGATACACAGTTTGCAATTCTACAAATTGAAAATATTCAAAAAGCGGTAGACAAAGGCGATAAAAAAATGCAGTTACAACAGATTATTGATGGTGATGAACTAAGTATCGAAACTAATTATTATCGGGAATTGTTGTACAACCTAGAACATTGTATTCATCATCAAGCCTTAATCAAAGTAGGCGTACTTCAGAATTGCAAAATTGTTTTGAATGAAAACTTTGGAGTCGCTCCCTCTACAATTGAATACAGGCAACAATGTGCACAGTAA
- a CDS encoding YHS domain-containing (seleno)protein: protein MKKVIFILVLSLFTVFSFAQKGKKRIAEFNLEKKAAIQGYDPVAYFTQSKAMKGKKEYSTNNEGVRYLFSSSENKELFLKTPNKYEPEYGGWCAYAMGLSGEKVSIDPKTFKIVDGKLYLFYNAFFNNTLKDWNKDEANLKTKANSNWKKITQ, encoded by the coding sequence ATGAAAAAAGTCATCTTCATTTTGGTACTGAGTTTGTTTACTGTTTTTTCTTTCGCTCAAAAAGGAAAAAAACGAATAGCGGAATTTAACTTAGAAAAAAAGGCAGCCATTCAAGGCTATGACCCTGTTGCTTATTTTACTCAATCAAAAGCGATGAAAGGCAAAAAAGAATATTCGACCAATAATGAAGGAGTGCGGTATCTTTTTTCCTCTTCAGAGAACAAGGAGTTGTTTTTAAAAACTCCAAACAAATACGAACCAGAATATGGTGGTTGGTGTGCTTATGCCATGGGACTTTCTGGTGAGAAAGTTTCGATAGACCCTAAAACGTTTAAAATTGTTGACGGAAAGTTATATTTGTTCTACAATGCTTTTTTCAATAACACTTTGAAAGATTGGAATAAAGACGAAGCAAATTTAAAAACAAAAGCCAATTCTAATTGGAAGAAAATTACTCAATAA
- a CDS encoding acyl-CoA dehydrogenase family protein encodes MDFNLSEEQLMIQQAARDFAQTELLPGVIERDEFSIFPTEQVKKLAELGFLGMVVSPEYGGAGLDNLSYVLALVELAKVDASAAVIMSVNNSLVCAGMEKYCNEEQKQKYLVPLAKGEVLGAFCLSEPEAGSDATSQKTTAIDKGDYYLLNGTKNWITNGSTASTYIVMAQTDVEKGHKGINAFIVEKGWAGFDIGPKEKKMGIRGSDTHSLLFNDVKVPKENRIGADGFGFQFAMEVLNGGRIGISAQALGIATGAYELALKYSQERKAFGKEIFKHQAIAFKLTDMATQIMAAKMLCYKAATEKDAGQDITQSGAMAKLYASQTAMDVTIEAVQVHGGNGYVSEYHVERMMRDAKITQIYEGTSEIQKIVISRTLIS; translated from the coding sequence ATGGATTTTAATTTATCAGAAGAGCAGTTAATGATTCAGCAAGCTGCTAGGGATTTTGCACAAACCGAATTGTTGCCCGGAGTAATCGAAAGGGACGAATTTTCTATATTCCCCACCGAGCAAGTCAAGAAATTGGCAGAACTGGGATTTTTGGGAATGGTCGTTTCTCCAGAATACGGCGGCGCGGGTTTGGATAATCTATCTTATGTTTTGGCTTTGGTCGAATTGGCAAAAGTAGATGCTTCTGCGGCTGTGATTATGTCAGTGAATAATTCTTTGGTTTGTGCCGGAATGGAGAAATACTGTAATGAGGAACAAAAACAAAAATATTTGGTGCCACTGGCTAAAGGAGAAGTATTAGGTGCCTTCTGCTTGTCAGAACCCGAAGCGGGATCGGATGCGACTTCGCAAAAAACAACTGCTATTGATAAAGGTGATTATTATTTATTGAACGGAACCAAAAACTGGATAACAAATGGTTCAACGGCTTCTACCTATATAGTAATGGCGCAAACAGATGTTGAAAAAGGACATAAAGGAATCAATGCTTTTATTGTCGAAAAAGGTTGGGCTGGTTTTGATATTGGTCCCAAAGAAAAAAAAATGGGAATTAGAGGGTCTGATACGCATTCATTACTATTCAATGATGTAAAAGTGCCCAAAGAAAATAGAATTGGAGCCGATGGTTTCGGATTTCAATTTGCTATGGAAGTGTTGAACGGAGGACGAATCGGAATTTCGGCACAAGCTCTTGGAATCGCAACTGGCGCTTATGAATTAGCATTGAAATATTCGCAAGAGCGAAAAGCTTTTGGTAAAGAGATTTTTAAACACCAAGCCATAGCTTTCAAATTGACTGATATGGCGACTCAAATTATGGCTGCCAAAATGTTGTGCTACAAAGCAGCAACCGAAAAAGATGCAGGGCAAGACATTACACAATCGGGTGCAATGGCCAAATTATATGCTTCTCAAACAGCGATGGATGTGACCATTGAGGCTGTTCAAGTACACGGAGGAAACGGTTATGTGTCCGAGTATCATGTGGAACGTATGATGCGTGATGCCAAAATCACTCAGATTTACGAAGGGACCTCGGAGATTCAAAAAATTGTGATTTCGAGAACATTGATTTCTTAG
- a CDS encoding anhydro-N-acetylmuramic acid kinase, which produces MTNNDTYHVLGIMSGTSLDGVDLAEIQFTIKNNQWHFEILNSETISYNGSWLSMLKNAVTFSHDQLQELNKDYTLLLSSIINDFIKKHTIENLDAVCSHGHTILHQPQDGFTLQIGNLPEIAKLLNQTVVCDFRVQDVELGGQGAPLVPIGDGILFASYDYCMNLGGFSNVSFAENGKRIAFDISPVNTILNFYANKLGLDYDDKGAIARTGEVNSDLLEELNALGFYKLKHPKSLGFEFVKEIVLPIMETYDISIKNKLATFIEHVAIQTSLALPTKKGTLFVTGGGAYNAFLVERIQNHLPKMQIIIPESEILEYKEALIFALLGVLKLRNEVNVLSSVTGASKDHSSGIVYVK; this is translated from the coding sequence ATGACAAACAACGACACTTATCATGTATTAGGTATCATGTCTGGAACTTCACTTGACGGAGTTGACTTAGCCGAAATACAGTTTACCATCAAAAATAATCAGTGGCATTTTGAGATTTTGAATAGCGAAACCATTAGCTATAATGGTTCCTGGCTTTCGATGCTAAAAAACGCGGTCACTTTTTCACACGACCAATTGCAGGAACTCAATAAAGACTATACTTTATTATTGTCTTCCATAATCAATGATTTCATCAAGAAACATACGATTGAAAATCTAGATGCCGTTTGTTCTCACGGACATACTATTTTGCACCAACCACAAGATGGTTTTACTTTGCAAATTGGAAATTTACCCGAAATTGCCAAACTTTTAAACCAAACCGTTGTCTGCGATTTCAGAGTACAAGATGTAGAGTTAGGCGGACAAGGCGCCCCTTTAGTTCCTATTGGAGACGGAATTCTATTTGCGAGTTATGACTACTGCATGAATTTAGGTGGTTTTTCGAATGTCTCCTTCGCCGAAAATGGCAAGCGAATTGCGTTTGACATTTCGCCTGTCAATACTATTTTGAATTTTTATGCAAACAAACTAGGATTAGATTATGACGACAAAGGAGCAATTGCAAGAACGGGAGAAGTAAATTCAGATCTTTTAGAAGAACTTAATGCCCTTGGTTTTTACAAACTAAAACATCCTAAATCATTAGGTTTCGAATTTGTCAAAGAAATCGTTTTACCGATTATGGAAACTTATGACATCTCCATAAAAAACAAATTAGCTACATTTATTGAACATGTCGCTATCCAAACTTCTTTGGCATTGCCAACAAAAAAAGGAACGCTATTCGTAACTGGAGGCGGCGCTTACAATGCTTTTTTAGTCGAAAGAATTCAAAATCACTTACCCAAAATGCAAATCATTATTCCAGAAAGTGAAATATTGGAATACAAAGAAGCTTTGATTTTTGCATTATTGGGCGTTTTAAAACTACGTAATGAAGTCAATGTTTTGAGTAGTGTTACGGGGGCATCAAAAGACCATAGTTCTGGCATAGTTTATGTAAAGTAA
- a CDS encoding MotA/TolQ/ExbB proton channel family protein, which produces MSLLLQADTLSVANENLADAVPVEKTLSIIELLTSGGLAGQIIMTALFLMLFVALYLYFERLMAIGEASKMDSSFMSQIRDNIRNGRIDNAKMTCAHSKSPVARLIEKGISRIGKPLDDINTAIENAGKLEIYKLEKNISILATISGAGPMTGFLGTVVGMIQAFHKMASAGGQIEVGALSEGIYTAMTTTVVGLVVGLIAYIGYNHLVVKTDKIVHQMEANAVDFLDLLNDPA; this is translated from the coding sequence ATGAGTTTATTGTTACAAGCAGACACTTTATCTGTTGCAAATGAAAATTTAGCCGATGCGGTTCCAGTTGAAAAAACCTTATCTATAATTGAGTTGTTAACTAGCGGCGGATTGGCTGGTCAAATCATTATGACTGCCCTTTTTCTAATGTTATTTGTAGCCCTTTATCTTTATTTCGAAAGATTGATGGCTATAGGCGAAGCATCCAAAATGGACAGTAGTTTTATGAGTCAAATTAGAGACAATATCCGTAACGGACGTATCGACAACGCAAAAATGACTTGCGCTCACTCAAAATCCCCGGTGGCTCGATTAATCGAAAAAGGAATTTCAAGAATCGGAAAACCTCTTGACGACATCAATACAGCAATCGAAAACGCTGGTAAACTAGAAATTTACAAACTAGAAAAAAACATAAGCATCCTAGCCACTATATCTGGAGCAGGTCCTATGACAGGTTTCTTAGGAACAGTTGTCGGAATGATTCAGGCGTTTCACAAAATGGCTTCTGCTGGAGGACAAATCGAAGTTGGCGCCCTTTCAGAAGGAATTTATACCGCTATGACAACGACCGTAGTTGGACTTGTTGTTGGACTTATCGCTTATATTGGTTACAACCACTTAGTTGTCAAAACCGATAAAATTGTACACCAAATGGAAGCCAATGCAGTAGATTTCTTAGACTTATTAAATGACCCCGCTTAA
- a CDS encoding biopolymer transporter ExbD gives MNIRGRNKVSAEFNMSSMTDIVFLLLIFFMLTSTMVTTNALDLVLPKAKGKTDSNKNISVSINKKLEFFIDKEAVPEAELETRLLGLFTADKEKAIILRAEEGVPIEKAVNVLDIANRNQIKVVLAVRPK, from the coding sequence ATGAATATTAGAGGAAGAAATAAAGTAAGTGCCGAATTCAACATGTCATCCATGACCGACATTGTGTTCTTGTTGTTGATATTCTTCATGCTTACATCGACCATGGTTACGACTAATGCTTTGGATTTAGTTTTACCAAAAGCCAAAGGAAAAACCGATAGCAACAAAAATATCTCTGTAAGTATCAACAAAAAATTAGAATTTTTTATTGACAAAGAGGCTGTACCAGAGGCTGAATTAGAAACAAGGCTCCTTGGACTTTTTACAGCTGATAAAGAAAAAGCTATTATACTAAGAGCTGAAGAAGGTGTACCAATCGAAAAAGCGGTCAACGTTTTGGACATTGCCAATCGAAATCAAATTAAAGTTGTTTTAGCGGTGAGACCAAAATAA
- a CDS encoding TonB family protein: MKYLETDEEKKSFGITTVIFAILLILFFYLGLKSLDPPPENGIAINFGTTEFGNGKIQPTEAIQSAPKPTAAQPAASKVEDVLSQEVEDAPVMKTAKKVQPTKQVTEAEQKPKPKESPKPSKSTTDALSSLINGPKSDGKAKGGEGNDSQAGDKGSINGDPYANSYYGSGTGAGGGSGWGLNGRNISSRGSVVQKCNESGTVVVQITVNRNGNVIAAKYTKGTTNTNPCLVEPALETARKYRWQPDSNAPETQIGFITVNFKLGQ; encoded by the coding sequence ATGAAATATTTAGAAACAGACGAAGAGAAAAAATCATTTGGTATCACAACTGTTATTTTTGCGATACTACTTATTTTGTTCTTTTATTTAGGTTTAAAGTCACTTGACCCGCCACCCGAAAACGGAATTGCCATCAATTTTGGTACCACCGAATTTGGAAACGGAAAAATTCAACCTACAGAAGCGATTCAGTCGGCTCCAAAGCCTACAGCTGCACAACCTGCTGCATCCAAGGTTGAAGACGTACTTTCGCAAGAGGTCGAAGATGCTCCTGTGATGAAAACCGCCAAGAAAGTACAACCTACAAAACAAGTTACTGAAGCCGAGCAAAAACCAAAACCGAAAGAAAGTCCGAAACCTTCCAAAAGTACAACTGATGCTTTATCTAGTCTTATCAATGGACCAAAATCGGACGGTAAGGCCAAAGGAGGCGAAGGAAACGACAGCCAAGCGGGCGACAAAGGAAGCATCAATGGCGACCCTTATGCCAATTCGTATTACGGTTCAGGTACTGGCGCTGGCGGCGGAAGCGGCTGGGGACTTAACGGTAGAAACATAAGCTCTAGAGGATCAGTGGTTCAAAAGTGTAATGAATCAGGAACTGTTGTAGTGCAAATCACTGTAAACAGAAACGGAAATGTTATCGCTGCCAAATACACCAAAGGAACCACCAACACCAACCCGTGTTTGGTAGAACCTGCCTTGGAAACTGCCCGAAAATATAGATGGCAACCCGACAGCAATGCTCCCGAAACCCAAATTGGGTTCATCACCGTCAATTTCAAATTAGGACAATAA